One region of Agrobacterium tumefaciens genomic DNA includes:
- a CDS encoding LysE family translocator produces the protein MPLENWLAFVAASAIMLAIPGPTILLVISYALGHGRKASTATVTGVALGDFTAMTASMLGLGALLATSAALFTGLKWIGAAYLIYLGIKLWRSPVGVEGGEAAGVTGRERPLKIFLHAYVVTALNPKSIVFFVAFLPQFLVPTLPFWPQVLIFEATFLVLASCNAALYGLLASAARNTIRKPKVQRVVNRTGGGLLIGAGLITFGWKRAVSA, from the coding sequence ATGCCACTGGAGAACTGGCTGGCCTTCGTGGCCGCATCCGCCATCATGCTTGCCATTCCGGGGCCGACAATCCTGCTGGTGATTTCTTATGCTCTGGGGCATGGACGCAAGGCGAGCACCGCGACGGTGACGGGTGTGGCGCTTGGTGATTTCACTGCGATGACGGCCTCCATGCTGGGGCTCGGCGCGCTGCTTGCCACATCGGCGGCCCTTTTTACCGGTCTGAAATGGATAGGCGCGGCTTACCTCATCTATCTCGGCATCAAGCTGTGGCGTTCGCCGGTTGGCGTTGAAGGTGGTGAAGCCGCAGGCGTGACCGGCCGTGAAAGGCCGCTCAAAATCTTCCTGCATGCCTATGTCGTCACGGCGCTGAACCCCAAGAGCATTGTCTTCTTCGTCGCCTTCCTGCCGCAGTTTCTGGTGCCGACTCTGCCTTTCTGGCCGCAGGTGCTGATTTTCGAAGCGACATTCCTTGTGCTTGCCAGCTGCAATGCGGCGCTTTATGGACTTCTGGCAAGTGCCGCCCGCAATACGATCCGCAAACCCAAGGTTCAGCGCGTCGTCAACCGCACGGGCGGCGGTCTCCTGATCGGCGCCGGTCTCATTACATTTGGCTGGAAGAGGGCGGTTTCGGCGTAA
- a CDS encoding VOC family protein — protein sequence MRFVNPIPFVCDINRSKEFYRDRLGLKVLDDFGNFVLFESGFAIHEGRSLEQTVWRTSPDTDKPYGRRNLLLYFEHEDVDAAFRNIAPHVELIHPVERQAWGQRVFRFYDPDGHAIEIGEPLAQPNE from the coding sequence ATGCGCTTTGTAAATCCCATCCCTTTCGTGTGCGATATCAACCGCTCCAAGGAGTTTTATCGTGACAGGCTCGGCCTGAAGGTTTTGGACGATTTCGGAAATTTCGTCCTCTTTGAAAGCGGCTTTGCAATCCATGAGGGGCGTTCGCTCGAACAGACGGTCTGGCGGACATCGCCGGACACGGACAAACCTTACGGCAGACGGAACCTGCTGCTCTATTTCGAACACGAGGATGTCGATGCGGCATTTCGGAATATTGCGCCGCATGTGGAGTTGATCCATCCCGTTGAGCGGCAGGCATGGGGACAGAGAGTGTTCCGTTTTTATGATCCGGACGGGCATGCAATCGAGATCGGCGAACCACTCGCCCAGCCCAACGAATAA
- the murI gene encoding glutamate racemase — protein MLKTTEALADVLKPVLVFDSGIGGLTVLREARVLMPERGFIYVADDAGFPYGGWEEEALKARILSLFEKLLEDYSPEVCIIACNTAFTLAGADLRARFPDMTFVGTVPAIKPAAERTRSGLVSVLATPGTVKRAYTRDLIQSFATQCHVRLVGSENLARMAESWIRGEPISDEAVLAEIEPCFIDNDGKRTDIVVLACTHYPFMANVFRRLAPWPVDWLDPAEAIARRARHLVPLPQDAEHPDGFDFAVFTSGKPDFATRRLMQGFGLSVSLS, from the coding sequence ATGCTGAAGACGACTGAGGCTCTGGCCGATGTTCTCAAACCGGTGCTGGTATTCGATTCCGGCATTGGCGGGCTGACGGTACTGCGCGAGGCGCGCGTGCTGATGCCCGAGCGCGGTTTCATCTATGTGGCCGACGACGCCGGTTTCCCCTATGGCGGCTGGGAAGAGGAGGCGCTGAAAGCGCGCATTCTTTCGCTCTTCGAAAAGCTGCTTGAAGACTATAGCCCTGAAGTCTGCATCATTGCCTGCAACACCGCCTTCACACTGGCAGGCGCCGATCTTCGGGCGCGCTTCCCTGATATGACTTTCGTCGGCACCGTTCCAGCTATCAAACCTGCGGCCGAACGCACCCGTTCCGGTCTCGTTTCCGTGCTGGCAACACCCGGCACCGTCAAGCGCGCCTATACGCGCGATCTCATCCAGTCATTCGCCACGCAATGCCATGTTCGCCTCGTGGGATCGGAAAATCTGGCGCGTATGGCCGAAAGCTGGATCAGGGGCGAACCGATCTCCGATGAAGCCGTGCTGGCGGAAATCGAGCCCTGCTTCATCGATAACGACGGCAAGCGCACCGATATCGTTGTTCTCGCCTGCACTCATTATCCCTTCATGGCCAATGTGTTTCGCCGGCTGGCGCCATGGCCGGTGGACTGGCTCGATCCCGCGGAAGCGATTGCCCGTCGCGCACGCCACCTGGTGCCGCTGCCGCAGGATGCGGAGCATCCAGATGGTTTCGATTTCGCCGTCTTCACTTCCGGCAAGCCGGATTTCGCCACACGGCGGCTGATGCAGGGTTTTGGCCTCAGCGTCTCGCTGAGCTGA
- a CDS encoding glutathione S-transferase family protein, with protein sequence MSELIFYTNPMSRGRIARWMLEEVGVPYKTEILGFSTSMKSPAYRLINPMAKVPAIKHGDTIVTEAAAICAYLADAFPGANLAPTPKARGLYYRWMFFAAGPLEMTTSMKAMGFEVPQEKLRMAGCGSYADAINTLERAVSENRFIAGDHFTAADVYVGAHVGWGLQFGTIEKRPAFTDYMAHLTDRPAFKRATQLDEAAAKDMQAAG encoded by the coding sequence ATGAGTGAATTGATCTTCTACACCAATCCCATGTCGCGCGGACGCATTGCGCGATGGATGCTCGAGGAAGTGGGCGTTCCCTACAAGACAGAGATACTGGGCTTCTCGACGTCGATGAAATCGCCGGCCTATCGGCTGATCAACCCGATGGCCAAGGTGCCCGCCATCAAACACGGCGACACCATTGTCACCGAAGCGGCAGCGATCTGCGCCTATCTGGCGGATGCCTTTCCGGGTGCCAACCTTGCGCCGACGCCCAAAGCGCGCGGACTTTATTACCGCTGGATGTTTTTTGCTGCCGGTCCGTTGGAAATGACAACCAGCATGAAGGCGATGGGGTTCGAGGTGCCGCAGGAAAAGCTGCGTATGGCTGGCTGCGGCAGCTATGCGGATGCGATCAACACGCTCGAACGTGCCGTCAGCGAAAACCGCTTCATCGCCGGCGATCACTTCACTGCGGCGGATGTCTATGTAGGTGCCCATGTCGGCTGGGGCCTGCAGTTCGGCACAATCGAAAAACGTCCGGCCTTCACGGACTATATGGCGCATCTGACCGACCGCCCCGCCTTCAAGCGGGCCACCCAGCTTGACGAAGCGGCAGCGAAGGATATGCAGGCAGCGGGTTGA
- a CDS encoding RNA methyltransferase, whose translation MAGTNSELELVAEGPAIILVEPQLGENIGMVARAMANFGLAELRLVKPRDGWPNEKARAAASKADHVIDGTKVFETLEEAIKDLNFVYATTARERYGFKPVRAPVTAAGTLRAKFKAGERTGILFGRERWGLTNEEVALADEIVTFPVNPAFASLNIAQAVLLMSYEWMKSGMDDLDETLFQPIEQRPSTKEQVFGLFEHIEEALDARGYFHPPEKKPKMVDNLRAVLSRRGFSEQEISVFRGVIRSLDRFPRQWPKQAGRAGTAEGPLSERAGENAEDD comes from the coding sequence ATGGCAGGCACAAACAGCGAGCTTGAACTTGTGGCGGAAGGCCCGGCGATCATTCTGGTCGAACCGCAGCTCGGCGAAAATATCGGCATGGTGGCACGGGCAATGGCCAATTTCGGTCTTGCCGAACTTCGCCTCGTCAAGCCGCGTGACGGCTGGCCGAACGAGAAGGCGCGCGCCGCCGCTTCCAAGGCCGATCATGTCATCGACGGGACGAAGGTGTTCGAGACGCTGGAAGAGGCGATCAAGGATCTCAATTTCGTCTATGCCACGACCGCGCGGGAGCGTTACGGTTTCAAACCGGTTCGTGCCCCCGTCACCGCAGCCGGCACGCTGCGCGCGAAGTTCAAGGCGGGTGAAAGAACCGGCATCCTGTTCGGGCGTGAGCGCTGGGGCCTTACCAATGAAGAAGTGGCGCTGGCCGATGAGATCGTGACATTTCCGGTCAACCCCGCCTTCGCGTCGCTCAATATCGCGCAGGCCGTGCTTTTGATGTCCTATGAGTGGATGAAATCCGGCATGGACGATCTGGACGAGACGCTTTTCCAGCCCATCGAGCAGCGGCCCTCGACCAAGGAACAGGTCTTCGGCCTGTTCGAACACATCGAGGAGGCGCTCGATGCGCGCGGATATTTTCATCCGCCCGAAAAAAAGCCGAAAATGGTGGACAATCTGCGTGCGGTGCTGTCGAGACGCGGCTTTTCCGAGCAGGAAATCAGTGTTTTCCGTGGCGTGATCAGGTCACTCGATCGTTTTCCCCGGCAGTGGCCTAAGCAGGCAGGCCGGGCTGGAACGGCGGAGGGACCATTGTCGGAGAGGGCTGGGGAGAATGCTGAAGACGACTGA
- a CDS encoding DUF1127 domain-containing protein, producing MQKNQPLVAYALPDAVDRLFVTFGVWKTLKAVLVAAMVPRPPPTDLSDLPERLLDDIGLEPSDRKMRREWAPPYWAPRF from the coding sequence ATGCAGAAAAATCAACCATTGGTAGCATATGCGCTGCCGGATGCGGTCGACCGCCTGTTCGTCACATTCGGCGTCTGGAAAACCCTGAAAGCGGTTCTCGTCGCGGCAATGGTGCCGCGCCCGCCGCCCACCGATCTTTCCGATCTGCCGGAGCGTCTTCTGGACGATATCGGCCTGGAGCCGTCCGACCGCAAAATGCGGCGGGAGTGGGCACCTCCTTACTGGGCGCCGCGGTTTTGA
- a CDS encoding NADP-dependent isocitrate dehydrogenase: MAKIKVANPVVDLDGDEMTRIIWQLIKDKLILPYLDLDIEYYDLSVENRDATNDQVTVDAAHAIKKHGVGIKCATITPDEQRVEEFGLKQMWKSPNGTIRNILGGVIFREPIICKNVPRLVPGWTKPIVVGRHAFGDQYKATDFKFPGKGKLTIKFVGEDGQVIEKDVFDAPSAGVALAMYNLDESIREFARASMMYGLMRKWPVYLSTKNTILKAYDGRFKDIFEEVYQTEFKAKFDEIGIIYEHRLIDDMVASALKWSGGYVWACKNYDGDVQSDTVAQGFGSLGLMTSVLLSPDGRTVEAEAAHGTVTRHYRQHQKGQETSTNSIASIFAWTRGLAHRAKLDDNAELAKFAATLETVCVDTVESGFMTKDLALLIGPDQPWLSTTAFLDKIDENLKTAMAA, encoded by the coding sequence ATGGCAAAGATCAAGGTAGCCAATCCAGTCGTCGATCTCGACGGCGACGAAATGACCCGTATCATCTGGCAGCTCATCAAGGACAAGCTGATCCTGCCATACCTCGATCTCGACATCGAATATTATGACCTCTCGGTCGAAAACCGCGATGCTACCAACGACCAGGTAACAGTCGATGCGGCACACGCCATCAAGAAGCACGGCGTCGGCATCAAGTGCGCGACGATCACACCGGACGAGCAGCGCGTCGAGGAATTCGGCCTGAAGCAGATGTGGAAGAGCCCGAACGGCACGATCCGCAACATTCTGGGCGGCGTCATCTTCCGCGAGCCGATCATCTGCAAGAACGTTCCCCGCCTCGTTCCCGGCTGGACGAAGCCGATCGTCGTCGGCCGCCACGCCTTCGGCGACCAGTACAAGGCAACCGATTTCAAGTTCCCCGGCAAGGGCAAGCTGACGATCAAGTTCGTCGGCGAAGACGGTCAGGTCATTGAAAAGGACGTCTTCGACGCTCCGAGCGCTGGCGTTGCACTCGCAATGTACAACCTTGACGAATCCATCCGCGAATTCGCCCGCGCATCCATGATGTACGGCCTGATGCGCAAGTGGCCGGTTTACCTGTCCACCAAGAACACCATCCTGAAGGCCTATGACGGCCGCTTCAAGGACATCTTCGAAGAAGTCTACCAGACCGAGTTCAAGGCGAAGTTCGATGAAATCGGCATCATCTATGAACACCGCCTGATCGACGACATGGTCGCCTCCGCTCTGAAGTGGTCCGGCGGTTACGTCTGGGCCTGCAAGAACTACGATGGCGACGTTCAGTCTGATACGGTTGCCCAGGGCTTCGGTTCGCTCGGCCTGATGACCTCCGTTCTCCTGTCGCCGGACGGCCGCACGGTTGAAGCTGAAGCGGCACACGGCACGGTCACGCGCCACTACCGCCAGCACCAGAAGGGTCAGGAAACTTCGACCAACTCGATCGCTTCGATCTTCGCCTGGACCCGTGGCCTCGCCCACCGCGCCAAGCTGGACGACAATGCAGAACTCGCAAAGTTCGCAGCAACGCTCGAAACCGTCTGCGTCGACACCGTCGAAAGCGGCTTCATGACCAAGGACCTCGCGCTCCTCATCGGTCCGGACCAGCCCTGGCTCTCCACCACCGCCTTCCTCGACAAGATCGATGAAAACCTCAAGACGGCGATGGCGGCTTAA